A window of Vibrio ishigakensis contains these coding sequences:
- a CDS encoding MMPL family transporter — translation MQAFTNIIIRFPKLLALLLILVTAGAAYYGKTHFAMNADLSDLVKQQGEWRDNLDAVEKEFPESGNVVVVISGEDSLANAKVTEELAHAFEKQSLFSEVFAPSTYDWFEKYGLGFLSKSEFEDLKQSLSLVLPDLMVSAQYQSIEPYLGGLDEKLSSNELSAEEATTLLQPLVEALNQQNVDWQEVLFSNVEKPKGYVINLNAHPDFNATEPNKLIMQTVHDTIEQADVANGVQVRVTGQTALDYDEIQDANESVALAGTVSLVSLIAILAIGIRSLRIILASYLAVIVGLVWTFATGLLLVGAFNTISIVFMVIFIGLGVDFAVHLSLHIYEQRLKGYDNDESLKLSILHCISPLGLCALSSAIGFLSFYPTAYTGLGELGIISAAGMVLGLLATFLIIPIFFQFFGYPKVKVANAKRSKLALDLSEFIARRHSRIIVLTLFGAVVTGVVASKFQFDFSTLVLKNKRSESVETLQWLQDNKLGSSYQLFAVADDEKQALDWQAKLETMPEVTNTVSAMSFMPTDFDARVAELRESATPDPSQISTLSLDAFLDKYGSHLSLLGWNGERDIPQSQLLGYLTAELPDLSGQSEVVAPTVADLPDSIFDNYISANGKWLVSVTPSGDMRDVSELNAFISAVQSVVPDATGRAVAEQQVGKIIVKAFYTAIAISLAGITVILLFSVRYKLDIIFIFIPLLLTTTTTLAIAHWFGQSLNMANIIVVPLIFGLGVDNGIHIVKRFRHEQTITRFFSSSTPKATLISCLTTIATFGALTLAEHQGMHSIGFLLTVALTAVLCFSLLILPAFLHRFEPTHHEPNRAWAGDE, via the coding sequence TTGCAAGCTTTCACCAATATCATCATCCGTTTCCCAAAACTTTTGGCCCTGTTACTTATCTTAGTTACAGCAGGTGCCGCCTATTATGGCAAGACTCACTTTGCGATGAACGCCGACCTCAGTGACCTTGTGAAGCAACAAGGGGAGTGGCGTGACAATCTAGATGCCGTAGAGAAAGAGTTCCCTGAGTCAGGAAACGTGGTAGTGGTGATCTCGGGCGAGGATAGCCTAGCTAATGCCAAAGTAACCGAAGAGCTCGCACATGCCTTTGAAAAGCAGTCGCTGTTCAGTGAGGTGTTTGCCCCCTCTACTTATGACTGGTTTGAAAAATATGGGCTGGGATTCTTGTCTAAAAGCGAGTTTGAGGATCTGAAACAGAGTCTGTCACTAGTATTGCCGGATCTCATGGTATCGGCTCAATATCAGAGTATCGAGCCTTATCTAGGTGGTTTAGATGAAAAACTTAGCTCCAATGAACTGAGCGCGGAAGAGGCCACGACACTCTTGCAACCTCTAGTCGAAGCTCTTAATCAACAAAATGTCGATTGGCAGGAAGTCTTATTCTCTAATGTGGAGAAGCCAAAAGGGTATGTGATCAACTTGAACGCCCACCCGGACTTTAACGCCACTGAGCCAAATAAACTCATTATGCAAACGGTGCATGACACCATAGAGCAGGCGGATGTAGCCAACGGTGTTCAGGTTCGAGTGACAGGGCAAACCGCGCTGGATTACGATGAGATACAAGATGCAAATGAGAGTGTCGCTCTGGCGGGTACGGTTTCGCTGGTAAGCCTAATTGCCATTTTGGCCATAGGTATCCGCTCTTTGCGCATTATTCTAGCCAGCTATCTGGCGGTGATAGTGGGCTTGGTATGGACCTTTGCCACAGGTCTTCTGCTGGTGGGTGCGTTTAATACCATCTCCATCGTGTTTATGGTGATTTTTATTGGCCTTGGGGTCGATTTTGCGGTGCATCTCAGTCTGCATATCTACGAGCAGAGACTCAAGGGCTATGATAACGATGAGAGCTTGAAGCTCTCTATCTTGCACTGTATTTCACCTTTAGGCCTGTGCGCACTCTCTTCTGCTATCGGCTTTTTGAGCTTCTACCCAACGGCTTATACCGGACTAGGAGAGCTTGGCATTATCTCGGCCGCTGGCATGGTTCTTGGTTTGCTCGCTACCTTCCTAATTATTCCGATTTTCTTCCAGTTTTTTGGCTATCCGAAGGTTAAGGTTGCTAATGCTAAACGTAGCAAACTAGCGCTGGATCTGAGTGAGTTTATTGCTCGTCGTCATAGTAGAATTATCGTCTTAACCTTGTTTGGTGCCGTGGTAACTGGCGTTGTTGCGAGTAAATTCCAATTTGATTTCTCGACTCTGGTACTAAAAAACAAGCGTTCGGAGTCTGTCGAGACCCTGCAATGGCTGCAAGACAACAAGCTGGGTTCGAGTTATCAACTGTTTGCGGTTGCAGATGACGAGAAACAGGCACTAGATTGGCAAGCAAAGCTTGAGACCATGCCTGAGGTGACCAATACCGTGAGCGCAATGAGCTTTATGCCGACGGACTTTGATGCTCGAGTAGCGGAGTTGAGAGAAAGTGCCACGCCAGATCCAAGTCAGATCTCAACCCTATCGCTGGATGCCTTTTTAGATAAATATGGCTCTCATCTGTCGCTACTAGGCTGGAATGGTGAGCGAGATATCCCGCAAAGCCAGTTGCTGGGGTATTTGACCGCAGAGCTGCCAGACCTTTCAGGACAAAGCGAGGTGGTAGCGCCTACGGTTGCTGACTTGCCAGACTCTATCTTTGATAACTACATCTCAGCCAATGGTAAATGGCTGGTGTCAGTGACGCCATCTGGCGATATGCGTGACGTGTCTGAATTGAACGCCTTTATCTCAGCGGTGCAAAGTGTGGTGCCTGATGCGACCGGTCGTGCAGTGGCTGAGCAGCAGGTGGGTAAGATCATTGTTAAGGCGTTCTATACCGCTATAGCTATCTCTTTGGCAGGTATTACCGTGATCCTACTTTTCAGCGTGCGCTATAAGCTGGATATCATCTTTATCTTTATACCTCTTCTTCTGACCACAACCACGACCCTAGCCATAGCGCATTGGTTTGGTCAGTCCCTCAATATGGCCAACATCATAGTAGTGCCGCTTATCTTTGGCCTAGGGGTGGATAACGGCATCCATATCGTGAAGCGTTTTAGACACGAGCAGACTATTACTCGTTTCTTCTCTTCATCGACGCCTAAGGCAACGCTGATTAGCTGCTTAACCACCATTGCAACCTTTGGCGCTTTGACGCTGGCAGAGCATCAAGGCATGCACTCTATCGGGTTCTTGCTAACGGTGGCGTTGACCGCTGTACTCTGCTTTAGCCTACTTATTTTGCCTGCGTTCTTGCATCGATTTGAGCCTACCCACCATGAGCCTAATCGAGCTTGGGCTGGAGACGAGTAA
- a CDS encoding lipase family protein: MKSLKRYQYERYAVLCRLAYPRVFKQTAFGFDPNGQRVVRNVQGKIMARILWTKSRSEVIVVLKGSHSVKDWLLTLAFWQRGCHKWQLDYSIHAGFHYLLSQESPPSHKSDKLGQSVFERIVDIVEPLIEQGMRVAITGHSSGGAIGCILGDYLEQRHPKSIKRIVTFGQPAVGNWHFKKRYTLSHRTYRVCCDLDIVTFLPPVPLAYWHVGKMLWLYNGRIYENTPTAIRFGRSIVSWLIRPFSYHLMSKYIRNKDFFDDR; encoded by the coding sequence ATGAAAAGCTTAAAGCGCTACCAGTATGAGCGTTACGCGGTGTTATGTCGCCTCGCCTATCCCCGCGTGTTCAAACAGACCGCTTTTGGCTTTGACCCGAATGGACAAAGGGTTGTACGAAACGTGCAAGGCAAGATCATGGCACGCATCTTATGGACCAAGAGTCGGAGCGAAGTCATTGTGGTATTAAAGGGCTCCCACAGCGTCAAAGACTGGCTATTAACCCTAGCCTTCTGGCAACGAGGTTGCCACAAATGGCAGCTCGATTATTCCATTCATGCGGGGTTCCACTATCTATTGTCCCAAGAAAGCCCACCGTCTCACAAATCAGACAAACTCGGCCAGTCGGTATTCGAACGGATTGTCGATATCGTCGAGCCACTAATAGAACAGGGTATGCGGGTCGCTATTACCGGTCACTCCTCCGGTGGTGCTATAGGTTGCATCCTAGGTGATTATCTTGAACAAAGACATCCAAAATCCATAAAACGCATTGTCACCTTTGGTCAGCCTGCTGTAGGAAATTGGCATTTTAAGAAACGCTACACCCTCTCTCACCGCACCTATCGCGTCTGTTGCGATCTGGATATCGTCACCTTCTTGCCACCTGTTCCCCTTGCCTACTGGCACGTGGGCAAGATGCTGTGGCTGTATAACGGTCGCATCTACGAAAATACGCCTACTGCAATACGTTTCGGACGCTCTATTGTTAGCTGGCTGATACGTCCCTTCTCCTATCACCTGATGAGTAAGTACATACGAAATAAAGACTTCTTTGATGACAGATAG
- a CDS encoding DASH family cryptochrome translates to MKKRIGLIWCGADCRIEDNNLLIRAARDVESLICVYLPYQRISGQDSEMGFGRSEHNKRFEHQSAANLAQSLASLEQVLYKPCDLTELAGIIKSQNVTDLYRAFHPGDYEKEALQHLMELFDLELHTAYSLSLFHEGQLPFSKERLPKTFTQFRKRVENLAVVRPLPSPDALPQHIDLAIPRVCMLSEVNASIFYHFNGGEAQAKAHLESYFDSQRPQTYKLVRNELDGWDNSTKMSPWLAQGNLSPRQVWYEVNNHEAHHGENDSTYWIKFELLWREFFHWYAHWHGRDLFKSSGLKENERDWGQDERVFENWCSGNTGYDIVDACMNQLNHTGFMSNRGRQLVASCLIHELGLDWRLGALYFEHNLIDYDVGSNWGNWQYIAGVGADAKPVRRFDLEKQTQMYDPEREFIDFWTESDDLDREERKCG, encoded by the coding sequence ATGAAAAAGCGCATAGGACTTATTTGGTGTGGGGCAGATTGTCGAATTGAAGACAACAACCTACTCATCCGCGCAGCGCGAGACGTAGAAAGTCTCATCTGCGTATACCTTCCATACCAGAGAATAAGCGGGCAGGATTCTGAAATGGGATTCGGTCGCTCGGAGCACAACAAGCGATTTGAGCATCAGTCTGCGGCGAATCTCGCTCAGTCTTTGGCGAGTTTGGAGCAGGTCTTGTACAAACCATGCGACCTTACAGAGCTAGCAGGCATAATCAAAAGCCAGAATGTGACGGACCTATACCGAGCCTTCCATCCAGGTGACTATGAAAAAGAAGCGCTTCAGCACTTAATGGAGCTCTTCGATTTAGAACTTCACACCGCTTACTCGCTGTCTCTGTTTCACGAAGGCCAATTGCCATTTAGCAAGGAAAGGCTACCAAAAACCTTCACTCAATTTAGAAAACGAGTTGAAAACCTTGCCGTCGTTCGCCCACTGCCCTCACCAGATGCTCTTCCGCAACACATTGATCTAGCTATTCCGCGTGTCTGCATGCTATCCGAGGTCAACGCCTCTATTTTCTACCACTTCAATGGTGGTGAAGCGCAGGCAAAAGCGCATCTTGAGAGCTACTTCGACTCTCAACGTCCTCAGACCTACAAGCTAGTTCGAAACGAGCTAGATGGATGGGACAACTCAACCAAGATGTCGCCGTGGCTGGCCCAGGGTAACCTGTCCCCGCGCCAAGTGTGGTATGAAGTTAACAATCACGAAGCCCATCACGGTGAAAATGACTCAACCTACTGGATTAAATTCGAACTTCTTTGGCGCGAATTCTTCCATTGGTATGCTCATTGGCATGGCAGAGACCTATTTAAATCATCGGGTTTGAAAGAAAACGAGCGAGACTGGGGTCAAGATGAGAGAGTCTTTGAAAACTGGTGCTCAGGCAATACTGGCTATGACATCGTTGATGCCTGTATGAACCAGCTCAATCACACCGGCTTTATGTCTAACCGAGGCAGACAACTGGTTGCCAGCTGTTTGATTCACGAGTTGGGTTTGGATTGGCGTTTAGGGGCGCTCTACTTTGAGCACAACCTCATCGACTATGACGTGGGCTCAAACTGGGGTAACTGGCAATACATCGCCGGTGTTGGCGCTGATGCAAAACCCGTAAGACGCTTTGACCTAGAAAAACAAACCCAAATGTACGACCCAGAGCGCGAATTCATCGACTTCTGGACGGAGTCCGATGACCTGGATAGAGAGGAAAGAAAATGCGGATAG
- a CDS encoding SDR family NAD(P)-dependent oxidoreductase, whose product MRIVLIGAGGGIGNALLRRCADMLPSTQIEATYLNRHPDINGGKVNWHQLDLTKEDQIETFSHQFEQVDWLINCVGILHCKHHGPEKSIRQLDSDFFMDNIKRNTLPTLLLAKYFQDKLMPNSTNPQTYAKLVTLSARVGSIGDNRLGGWYSYRASKTALNMAIKTLHLEWQRMNRDIAVMALHPGTTDTELSRPFQRNLPDGQLMSAEQGAEHLFTQIANLTLEDSGGFMDFKGRPIPW is encoded by the coding sequence ATGCGGATAGTCTTGATTGGAGCAGGTGGTGGCATAGGGAATGCGCTTTTAAGGCGCTGCGCTGACATGCTCCCATCAACCCAGATAGAGGCCACGTACCTCAACAGACATCCGGATATTAACGGCGGTAAGGTCAATTGGCATCAGCTCGACCTTACCAAGGAAGACCAAATAGAGACCTTTAGTCACCAATTTGAGCAAGTGGATTGGCTCATCAATTGCGTAGGGATTTTGCACTGCAAACACCATGGCCCCGAGAAAAGCATCAGACAGCTCGACTCAGACTTCTTCATGGACAACATCAAGCGCAACACCTTGCCTACACTGCTACTTGCGAAGTATTTCCAAGACAAACTGATGCCCAACTCGACCAATCCGCAAACTTACGCCAAATTAGTCACTCTCTCTGCGCGGGTGGGTAGCATTGGAGATAACCGTCTTGGCGGTTGGTACAGTTATCGCGCATCGAAAACTGCGCTCAATATGGCGATCAAAACGCTCCATCTTGAATGGCAACGAATGAATAGAGACATTGCAGTGATGGCGCTGCATCCTGGCACCACAGACACCGAGCTATCGAGACCATTCCAACGCAACCTACCAGACGGTCAACTGATGAGCGCTGAGCAGGGTGCAGAACATCTGTTTACCCAGATAGCGAACCTCACCCTAGAAGACTCGGGCGGTTTCATGGACTTTAAGGGCCGGCCTATCCCTTGGTAA
- a CDS encoding DUF2256 domain-containing protein gives MIKKGDLPSKNCKVCGRPFNWRKKWQDCWDEVQYCSERCRRNKRKAITKG, from the coding sequence ATGATCAAAAAGGGTGACCTACCAAGCAAGAACTGTAAGGTGTGTGGACGCCCATTTAATTGGCGTAAAAAATGGCAGGACTGTTGGGATGAGGTGCAGTACTGCTCAGAGCGCTGTCGTCGAAACAAGAGAAAGGCAATTACCAAGGGATAG
- a CDS encoding peptide ABC transporter substrate-binding protein, with product MCATAFSSQASEFEGVTLAKEQELVRGNDAEAATLNPLQAEGMPEMHVIRDLFEGLVIQDEFGNVIPGTAERWSNQDNQVYTFYLRQDAKWSNGDPVTADDFIYSLRRAVDPKTASPNSWYLKLTEIKNAQAIIEGKASPESLGVEAIDDHTLRFTLNKPVPYFLAMTGHTVMMPIHQKSVEAHPKDWAKPGNLVSNGAFTLNNWVVNEYIELVPNKNYWDAKDTHLSKVTYIPFENQLAAVNRYRAGEVDITSDVPAQMGIKLKKEMPEAYQVSPLLCTYYYAFNTKKPPLDDPKVRQALSYSIMRDVITQGITNSGNVPAFTFTHKDVAGFSATQPNYATLSQMERDKKAQMLTGNLALEQSKPLHLLYNTSESHKVIATGVASMWHKTLDLDVELENQEWKAYLEARKSGDFDVLRASWCGDYNEPSTFLSLFTTGNDRNYAFYSNPEYDDLLNRAQHETDTQKRMALYDKAETILSEDMPIAPIFYYMQARLVRPNVGGVPLHNAEGRIYSKDLYIKKLNP from the coding sequence ATGTGCGCGACCGCCTTTTCCAGTCAGGCGAGCGAGTTTGAAGGAGTAACCCTAGCCAAGGAGCAGGAGTTAGTGCGCGGCAACGATGCCGAAGCAGCGACTCTGAACCCACTGCAGGCAGAGGGCATGCCAGAGATGCATGTGATTCGTGATCTGTTTGAGGGCTTGGTTATCCAAGATGAATTTGGCAATGTCATTCCTGGTACGGCTGAGCGTTGGTCTAATCAAGACAATCAGGTGTACACCTTCTATCTTCGACAGGATGCAAAGTGGTCCAATGGTGACCCTGTCACAGCTGACGATTTTATCTATAGTCTGCGTCGAGCGGTCGATCCTAAAACGGCCTCTCCCAATTCTTGGTATCTAAAGCTTACTGAGATTAAAAACGCTCAAGCCATTATCGAGGGCAAGGCATCCCCTGAAAGCCTTGGCGTTGAAGCGATAGACGATCACACCCTAAGATTCACACTTAATAAACCCGTACCCTATTTCTTGGCGATGACCGGGCATACCGTGATGATGCCAATACATCAAAAGAGTGTAGAAGCGCACCCGAAAGATTGGGCCAAGCCCGGAAACCTAGTATCGAATGGGGCTTTTACCCTGAACAACTGGGTAGTGAATGAATACATAGAACTGGTACCAAACAAAAACTATTGGGATGCCAAGGACACGCATCTGAGTAAGGTTACCTATATCCCGTTTGAGAATCAGTTAGCAGCGGTGAATCGATATCGCGCGGGCGAGGTGGATATCACCTCTGATGTGCCGGCGCAGATGGGGATCAAACTTAAAAAAGAGATGCCTGAGGCGTATCAGGTTTCGCCACTTCTCTGCACCTACTACTATGCGTTTAATACAAAGAAGCCACCTTTGGATGACCCTAAGGTGCGCCAAGCGCTCTCTTATTCCATCATGCGTGATGTGATCACCCAAGGCATCACTAATAGCGGAAATGTGCCTGCGTTTACCTTTACCCACAAAGACGTGGCGGGCTTTAGTGCTACACAGCCAAATTATGCCACCTTAAGTCAGATGGAGCGTGATAAAAAGGCGCAAATGCTGACGGGCAACTTGGCTCTAGAGCAAAGCAAACCACTGCACCTTTTATATAACACTAGTGAGAGCCACAAGGTAATCGCGACTGGCGTTGCCTCGATGTGGCATAAGACGCTAGATCTGGATGTTGAGCTAGAAAACCAAGAATGGAAGGCATATTTGGAAGCTCGAAAGAGTGGCGACTTTGATGTGCTACGCGCCTCTTGGTGTGGCGATTACAATGAGCCTTCTACGTTTCTTTCTCTGTTTACCACAGGCAATGATAGAAACTATGCCTTCTACTCAAACCCTGAGTATGACGATCTGCTAAATCGAGCCCAGCATGAAACCGATACGCAAAAGCGCATGGCTTTATACGATAAGGCCGAGACTATTTTGAGTGAAGATATGCCGATAGCGCCGATCTTTTACTATATGCAGGCGCGCTTGGTTAGACCTAACGTTGGAGGAGTGCCCCTTCATAATGCGGAAGGACGTATCTACTCTAAAGACTTGTATATTAAGAAGCTGAATCCATGA
- a CDS encoding TetR/AcrR family transcriptional regulator: MSSRSEKKRAQILEAAGQLFNEQGYGVSMDSVAKLANVSKQTVYAHFKTKDILFETCIQSKCVANQIDENSFNADAPLRQALVGFGIRFQEMLMEPVVHQTFRNAVSQLETHPQLAEIYLQSGPKRTTQVLGEFLELKQQKGELKLTLSAEDSAMQLLLMFHGRAVYWGLLGGDSKESEAQRHAYIDDCVDLFLARNT, from the coding sequence ATGAGTAGTCGTAGTGAGAAAAAACGCGCTCAAATTTTAGAAGCTGCGGGTCAACTGTTTAATGAACAGGGTTATGGGGTAAGCATGGATAGCGTGGCTAAACTGGCCAATGTGTCTAAACAAACCGTTTATGCCCACTTCAAAACCAAAGACATACTGTTCGAGACCTGCATCCAGTCAAAATGTGTTGCTAACCAGATTGATGAAAACTCTTTTAATGCTGACGCGCCACTACGACAGGCTCTGGTAGGCTTTGGTATTCGTTTTCAAGAGATGTTGATGGAGCCTGTGGTACATCAAACCTTTCGCAATGCGGTGAGCCAGTTAGAGACTCACCCTCAACTTGCGGAGATCTACCTTCAGTCGGGACCTAAACGCACCACACAGGTGTTAGGGGAGTTCCTCGAACTTAAACAGCAAAAAGGCGAGCTTAAACTGACACTCTCTGCTGAAGACTCGGCAATGCAACTGCTGTTAATGTTCCATGGTCGGGCAGTCTATTGGGGTCTTCTAGGTGGAGATTCAAAGGAGAGTGAGGCTCAGCGTCACGCTTATATCGATGATTGCGTAGATCTTTTCTTAGCTCGAAACACCTAG
- a CDS encoding efflux RND transporter periplasmic adaptor subunit yields MMSLLRLSPIMLAMVLLTGCDSSEAQLAAPEPILSVETHSLVQSEHYQVMREYVGTVRAGQQAQLGFELAGKVSNIMVDVGDRVNQGDALIRLDTQLLATEAKQLRAQQNEIKAQLKLVAANLKRQQSLKAKGFSAEAEIDSLTSQQGVLEANALRVNAALRANQLKINKSTIKAPYAGTVSQRFVSLGDVVGMGTPTLTLLAEQDKEVFIGIPSAQLAKINELNTPEIRVGDNLYPVKLLNPGARVDLNTRSLGLRYLLPESAKVLDGQLAYLRYPEQISESGFWIPNSSLTDGLRGVWNVFVVTEQNIVERRSVQVLYADNQAAFVQGAISADEMLISNGLHRVVPGQRVQPKLD; encoded by the coding sequence ATGATGTCGTTACTTCGCCTCAGCCCGATTATGTTGGCCATGGTACTGCTCACTGGATGTGACAGCAGTGAAGCCCAACTCGCTGCTCCAGAACCTATCCTATCCGTTGAAACTCACTCTTTGGTTCAGAGCGAACACTATCAAGTCATGCGCGAATACGTGGGCACAGTGCGCGCCGGCCAGCAGGCACAGCTTGGTTTCGAGCTTGCAGGCAAGGTATCGAACATCATGGTGGATGTCGGCGATAGAGTGAATCAGGGTGATGCCCTTATCCGCCTAGATACTCAACTTCTCGCTACCGAGGCCAAACAGCTTCGTGCACAGCAAAACGAAATAAAAGCGCAACTTAAACTGGTCGCAGCTAACCTAAAGCGTCAACAATCCTTGAAAGCGAAAGGCTTCAGTGCTGAAGCTGAGATTGACTCCCTTACCAGCCAACAAGGCGTATTAGAGGCCAATGCACTGCGGGTTAACGCCGCCTTGCGTGCAAACCAACTCAAGATAAACAAATCCACCATCAAAGCGCCGTATGCAGGTACGGTGAGTCAACGCTTTGTCTCTCTTGGCGACGTTGTTGGCATGGGCACCCCTACTCTGACTCTACTAGCCGAGCAGGACAAAGAGGTCTTTATCGGCATTCCGAGCGCTCAGCTAGCTAAGATCAACGAGCTTAATACGCCAGAGATACGCGTTGGCGATAACCTGTATCCGGTAAAACTGCTCAACCCCGGCGCTAGGGTAGATTTGAATACCCGCAGTCTAGGTCTTAGATATCTACTACCCGAATCGGCCAAGGTTTTGGATGGACAACTTGCCTACCTTAGATACCCAGAGCAAATTTCTGAATCTGGATTCTGGATCCCGAACTCTTCTCTGACCGATGGGCTTCGCGGGGTTTGGAATGTGTTTGTGGTTACCGAGCAGAACATAGTTGAGCGTCGCAGCGTGCAGGTGCTGTATGCCGACAATCAAGCCGCCTTTGTTCAGGGAGCGATAAGCGCAGATGAGATGCTTATCTCAAACGGACTGCATCGAGTGGTTCCCGGTCAGCGCGTTCAGCCAAAACTGGACTAA